In Nitrospiria bacterium, a single genomic region encodes these proteins:
- a CDS encoding tetratricopeptide repeat protein, with protein sequence MNISEWMVPIGRRFHRRSRLGGAGVFVLLQFLSSCVGLTSPELPTATAAADHFKRGEVFFEEGKYAEAIKEYRYVAAQFPNEDLASDAQYKVAYTEIYFKNAASDYGMAEKDFQKLIQKYPNSPWKDPAQNWLSFLTQMELLKADKEKLKDDLQRLLDLDMQSEKKRRELK encoded by the coding sequence TTGAACATATCTGAATGGATGGTGCCGATCGGCCGCCGGTTTCATCGCCGGTCCCGCCTCGGGGGGGCCGGAGTATTCGTTCTCCTTCAATTTTTGTCAAGCTGCGTTGGTTTAACATCGCCGGAACTACCGACCGCGACCGCGGCCGCGGATCACTTCAAAAGGGGCGAAGTTTTTTTTGAAGAGGGCAAGTATGCCGAGGCCATTAAGGAATACCGATACGTGGCGGCTCAATTTCCGAACGAAGACCTTGCATCCGACGCGCAGTACAAGGTGGCGTACACCGAAATCTATTTTAAGAATGCTGCTTCCGACTATGGGATGGCCGAGAAAGATTTTCAGAAGTTGATTCAGAAGTACCCGAACAGTCCCTGGAAAGATCCGGCGCAGAATTGGTTGAGTTTTTTAACCCAGATGGAGTTGTTAAAGGCGGACAAGGAAAAACTCAAGGACGATCTGCAACGATTGCTCGACCTGGATATGCAGTCCGAGAAGAAGCGGCGTGAGTTGAAATGA
- the rsmI gene encoding 16S rRNA (cytidine(1402)-2'-O)-methyltransferase — protein MDNTEHGVLYIVSTPIGHLEDITLRALRVLKEVRLIAAEDTRHTQKMLNHYQIHTPLTSYHDHNKEEKAEVLVQRLKEGHAIALVTDAGTPGISDPGYYLINRCIQAGLPLSPVPGPSAFLAALAVSGLPTDAFLFEGFLPKKRIGRLKHLQALKDEPRTVIFYESPHRLVRSLHDVHETWGDRRAVVARELTKIFEEIIRGKLSQIIATMEGGAIRGEITLVIEGCRTISSMW, from the coding sequence ATGGACAACACCGAACACGGCGTTCTTTACATCGTCAGCACTCCGATTGGCCATTTGGAAGATATCACGTTGCGGGCGCTGCGGGTTCTCAAGGAAGTCCGTCTCATCGCGGCCGAGGACACGCGGCATACGCAGAAGATGCTCAATCATTACCAGATTCATACTCCACTGACAAGCTACCATGATCATAACAAGGAGGAAAAAGCGGAGGTTCTGGTTCAGCGTCTCAAGGAAGGTCACGCGATCGCTCTGGTTACGGATGCGGGCACACCGGGAATTTCTGATCCGGGATATTATCTAATCAATCGTTGCATCCAAGCTGGACTCCCCCTTTCGCCCGTTCCCGGACCGTCCGCCTTTCTTGCAGCGCTGGCCGTATCCGGTCTCCCCACGGACGCTTTTCTATTCGAAGGCTTTCTTCCCAAAAAACGGATTGGAAGACTCAAACACCTCCAGGCGCTAAAAGACGAGCCCCGAACGGTCATTTTTTATGAATCGCCTCATCGCCTAGTTCGCAGTCTCCACGACGTGCACGAAACCTGGGGTGACCGCCGCGCCGTGGTGGCTCGAGAACTGACCAAGATTTTTGAAGAAATCATTCGGGGAAAACTCTCTCAGATTATTGCGACCATGGAGGGCGGGGCCATCCGTGGAGAGATCACGCTGGTCATCGAGGGTTGCCGCACCATTTCATCGATGTGGTAA